One genomic region from Haloarcula taiwanensis encodes:
- a CDS encoding methylmalonyl-CoA carboxyltransferase, with protein sequence MSHDDRVEDLRERKAEAKRGGGEERIEAQHDRGKLTARERIDYFLDDDTFVEIDSLREHRSTNFDMADKKVPGDGVVVGYGKVDGRQVYVFAHDFTVFGGSLGEAFAQKVCKVMDKAIETGAPIIGLNDSAGARIQEGIDSLAGYADIFHRNQQASGVVPQISAIMGPCAGGAVYSPSITDFVYMVEETSHMFITGPDVIETVTGEEVGFDELGGAKTHASESGVAHFTAADEKDAMDDIRYLLSFLPQNNVEDPPRVEPWDDPERRDEGLKTAVPDAPQKPYDMTDVVGRIVDEDSFFEVAEDFARNIVIGFARMDGHSVGVVGNQPRVNAGTLDIDASRKGARFVRFCDAFNIPILTFVDVPGFMPGKDQETNAIINHGAKLLYAYSEATVPLVTVITRKAYGGAYDVMASKHIGADMNYAWPTAEIAVMGPQGAVNVLYDDELEDADDVEARRQQLIDEYRDAFANPYTAAKRGFVDDVIEPQETRPRLIDDLDLLRGKRKDQPDRKHGNIPL encoded by the coding sequence GTGAGCCACGACGACCGTGTCGAGGACCTTCGAGAACGAAAAGCCGAGGCCAAGCGGGGCGGTGGCGAAGAACGAATCGAGGCCCAACACGACCGCGGGAAACTCACCGCGCGTGAGCGCATCGACTACTTCCTCGACGACGACACCTTCGTGGAAATCGACTCGCTCCGTGAACACCGCTCGACGAACTTCGACATGGCCGACAAGAAAGTACCGGGAGACGGCGTCGTCGTCGGCTACGGCAAGGTCGACGGTCGACAGGTGTACGTCTTCGCCCACGACTTCACCGTCTTCGGGGGCTCGCTGGGCGAGGCCTTCGCACAGAAGGTCTGTAAGGTGATGGACAAGGCCATCGAGACAGGCGCGCCCATCATCGGCCTGAACGACTCCGCCGGCGCGCGGATTCAGGAGGGCATCGACTCGCTGGCGGGCTACGCCGACATCTTCCACCGCAATCAGCAAGCCAGCGGTGTCGTCCCGCAGATTTCGGCCATCATGGGGCCGTGTGCCGGCGGCGCGGTGTACTCCCCCTCCATCACGGACTTCGTCTACATGGTCGAGGAGACCAGCCACATGTTCATCACCGGGCCGGACGTCATCGAGACGGTGACCGGCGAGGAGGTCGGCTTCGACGAACTCGGCGGCGCGAAGACCCACGCCTCCGAGTCCGGGGTGGCCCACTTCACGGCCGCCGACGAGAAGGACGCGATGGACGACATCCGCTACCTGCTCTCGTTCCTGCCACAGAACAACGTCGAGGACCCGCCCCGCGTCGAGCCCTGGGACGACCCCGAGCGCCGGGACGAGGGGCTGAAGACGGCCGTTCCTGATGCGCCACAGAAGCCCTACGACATGACGGACGTGGTCGGGCGCATCGTCGACGAGGACTCCTTCTTCGAGGTCGCCGAGGACTTCGCGCGCAACATCGTCATCGGCTTCGCCCGCATGGACGGCCACAGCGTCGGCGTCGTCGGCAACCAGCCGCGGGTCAACGCCGGCACGCTCGACATCGACGCCTCGCGGAAGGGCGCGCGCTTCGTCCGCTTCTGTGACGCGTTCAACATCCCGATTCTCACGTTCGTCGACGTGCCCGGGTTCATGCCCGGCAAGGACCAGGAGACCAACGCCATCATCAACCACGGCGCGAAGCTCCTGTACGCCTACTCCGAGGCCACCGTCCCGCTGGTGACCGTCATCACGCGGAAGGCGTACGGCGGGGCCTACGACGTGATGGCGTCGAAGCACATCGGCGCGGACATGAACTACGCCTGGCCGACCGCCGAAATCGCCGTGATGGGGCCACAGGGCGCGGTGAACGTCCTCTACGACGACGAACTCGAAGACGCCGACGACGTGGAAGCCCGCCGCCAGCAACTCATCGACGAGTACCGCGACGCCTTCGCGAACCCCTACACGGCGGCCAAGCGCGGCTTCGTCGACGACGTCATCGAACCGCAGGAGACCCGCCCGCGGCTCATCGACGACCTGGACCTCCTGCGGGGGAAACGCAAGGACCAGCCCGACCGCAAGCACGGCAACATCCCACTGTGA
- a CDS encoding uracil-DNA glycosylase: MKNVTARQHNPFGFDAPCEPFVPGYGDANAHFHVIGDHPGVHGGETSGIPFTDNPAGERLQRALVEAGLLAEVGTPPTVEKTYLSYLYMCGGEPPTDADYEAQEPLFDTELRAITAHVLLPVGERATRHVFANTTSEPTKPIDMDARHATEVPGSGWLVVPIKEPAEWTDDDETALVDALTALLKTDYRREADLGRFLPNDDPYLVR, translated from the coding sequence GTGAAGAACGTCACGGCCCGCCAGCACAACCCCTTCGGCTTCGACGCCCCGTGTGAGCCGTTTGTACCGGGGTACGGCGATGCCAATGCCCACTTCCACGTCATCGGCGACCACCCCGGCGTCCACGGTGGCGAAACGTCCGGCATCCCCTTTACCGACAATCCCGCGGGCGAACGTCTCCAGCGGGCGCTCGTCGAGGCCGGACTGCTCGCCGAAGTCGGCACTCCGCCGACCGTCGAGAAGACGTACCTGTCGTATCTGTATATGTGCGGCGGCGAGCCGCCGACGGACGCTGACTACGAGGCCCAGGAACCGCTGTTCGACACGGAACTTCGGGCTATCACCGCGCACGTGCTCCTGCCCGTCGGCGAGCGCGCCACGCGGCACGTGTTCGCCAACACGACCTCGGAGCCGACCAAGCCGATAGACATGGACGCCCGCCACGCCACGGAAGTCCCCGGGAGCGGCTGGCTCGTCGTCCCCATCAAGGAGCCGGCGGAGTGGACCGACGACGACGAGACCGCCCTCGTCGACGCACTGACGGCGCTGCTGAAGACCGACTATCGCCGCGAGGCGGACCTCGGGCGGTTCCTGCCGAACGACGACCCGTATCTGGTCCGGTAG
- a CDS encoding ArsR family transcriptional regulator: protein MESALEEIEFLALSSNRVEVLRLLAAEPHSRGELATETGASQATLGRIIADFEDRSWIRRTGGEYVATATGRIVADGFTDLLDSLETEQRLRDIVQYLPTDAMDFDLQHLADATITVPSQTRPNAPVQRLLDLLRDAEEVRTFSHAFNDQAIRVVQDRATAGEQRFSGVFSPSAIDALAADDRLRSRFESLRSEPNASVRVRNDGVPLAVMIADDVVHLLLRDDNGVLQASVDTTAPAVREWAIETFDTYWASAEPLSDEWSL, encoded by the coding sequence ATGGAATCGGCGCTCGAAGAGATCGAGTTCCTCGCGCTCTCGTCGAACCGGGTCGAGGTCTTGCGGCTCCTGGCGGCGGAACCCCACTCGCGCGGGGAGCTCGCGACCGAAACCGGCGCGTCGCAGGCGACGCTCGGGCGTATCATCGCGGACTTCGAGGACCGGTCGTGGATCCGCCGAACGGGGGGCGAGTACGTCGCCACGGCGACGGGGCGCATCGTCGCTGACGGGTTCACCGACCTGCTCGACAGCCTCGAAACCGAGCAGCGACTGCGCGACATCGTCCAGTATCTGCCCACCGATGCGATGGACTTCGACCTGCAACACCTGGCCGACGCGACGATAACTGTCCCGAGCCAGACGCGCCCGAACGCGCCGGTCCAGCGACTCCTTGACCTGCTTCGGGACGCCGAGGAGGTCCGGACGTTCTCCCATGCGTTCAATGACCAGGCGATCCGAGTCGTTCAGGATCGAGCCACCGCCGGCGAACAGCGGTTCTCGGGCGTGTTCTCGCCCAGCGCCATAGACGCACTGGCAGCAGACGACCGGCTCCGGAGTCGGTTCGAATCGCTGCGTTCCGAACCGAACGCGTCGGTCCGGGTACGAAACGACGGTGTGCCACTCGCGGTGATGATCGCCGACGACGTTGTGCATCTGCTGTTGCGGGACGACAACGGCGTGCTACAGGCGTCAGTCGATACGACCGCGCCGGCCGTCCGCGAGTGGGCGATCGAGACGTTCGACACGTACTGGGCGTCCGCGGAGCCGCTCTCGGACGAGTGGTCGCTGTAG
- a CDS encoding EamA family transporter — MISRRTFALAAVASVLLGGTFVGAKAGLSYLPPLLFVALRFDIAAVVLLGYVVVTRSRDDLLPRTRGDVLGILSTGLFALGLTNALIFVGQQSATSAVAAIVFSLNPILTPVFAALLLSDERLSARGGLGMVIGLLGVGLVVSPDPAMLLSGGIGKLILFGGATSAALGSVLIRWSDGGLSSTVRTAWALPVAAAFCHALSVGMGESAATAVWSPTAVAALLYVGIFAGAIAYIAYFGLLDVTGAIQANLIFYVVPVVSTLGGWALLGEAITPTAVAGFLTIFTGFVVLGSESVDIHALLSGTTDEADTVSDSLGITDEPCGFESD, encoded by the coding sequence ATGATTTCGCGCCGGACGTTCGCCCTCGCTGCCGTTGCCAGTGTTCTGCTTGGCGGGACCTTCGTCGGCGCGAAGGCCGGGCTGTCGTACCTCCCGCCGCTTCTGTTCGTCGCCCTGCGGTTCGATATCGCCGCCGTCGTGCTCCTCGGCTACGTCGTCGTGACGCGGTCCCGGGACGACCTGCTCCCACGGACCCGCGGTGACGTGCTTGGGATTCTCTCGACGGGTCTGTTCGCGCTGGGTCTCACGAACGCGCTGATATTCGTGGGCCAGCAGTCCGCCACCAGCGCGGTCGCCGCTATCGTGTTCAGTCTCAATCCGATACTGACGCCGGTGTTCGCTGCGCTCCTGCTCTCCGACGAGCGACTTTCGGCCCGCGGTGGTCTCGGCATGGTTATCGGCCTGCTCGGCGTCGGCCTCGTCGTCAGTCCCGACCCGGCGATGCTCCTGAGTGGGGGAATCGGCAAACTCATCCTGTTCGGCGGCGCGACCAGTGCGGCGCTTGGCAGTGTTCTCATCCGCTGGTCCGACGGTGGCCTGTCGAGTACGGTCCGGACCGCGTGGGCGCTCCCTGTCGCCGCCGCGTTCTGTCACGCGCTGAGCGTCGGTATGGGCGAATCGGCAGCTACGGCGGTCTGGTCGCCGACCGCGGTTGCGGCCCTGCTGTACGTCGGCATCTTCGCCGGCGCAATCGCCTACATCGCCTACTTCGGCCTGCTCGATGTCACCGGTGCAATCCAGGCCAACCTCATCTTCTACGTGGTCCCCGTCGTGTCGACGCTCGGCGGGTGGGCCTTACTTGGCGAGGCGATCACCCCGACCGCAGTGGCGGGTTTCCTGACTATCTTCACTGGGTTCGTGGTGCTCGGCAGCGAGTCGGTCGACATCCACGCACTGCTCTCGGGTACTACCGACGAGGCTGACACTGTGTCGGACAGTCTGGGGATTACGGACGAACCGTGCGGGTTCGAATCGGACTGA
- a CDS encoding daunorubicin ABC transporter ATP-binding protein encodes MSDRETWASRLGFLLAAIGSAVGLGNIWQFPFKTATNGGAVFLVFYLVAVLLIGFPAMLAEFIIGRRTNRNAVDAFAELGFKQWRVVGGLGVFTGFWILSYYNVVGGWVMRYILGSATGAYFGNSAEYFGAISSGPEAVVGQALFLLICVGIVAVGVEDGIEKATKVMVPSIVLLMLGMAAWVTTLEGAGAGYSYFLSPDFSTLAANAGDLIPFAVGQAFFTLSLGMAAMITYSSYIGDDESLPVDGGIIVVTNTLVGVLAGLVVFPILFAIGISPDTSGPSAIFVAMASAFPQLPGGRLLGVVFFGVVLIAAISSAISLLEVAVSYGVDNTPYSRVSLSAMLGAVLFVLGFPSAWDLAWFGWFDTLAYKLFLPLSVLLILVFVGWVLSSNAVAELRQGTGGLRAFGPAWLWMVRTVVILGVILTLGLGLQTLLLAEDPAIIPPI; translated from the coding sequence ATGAGTGACAGAGAAACGTGGGCCTCACGGCTCGGGTTCCTTCTCGCAGCGATCGGTAGCGCAGTCGGTCTCGGAAACATCTGGCAGTTCCCGTTCAAGACCGCGACAAACGGTGGCGCAGTGTTCCTCGTTTTCTACCTCGTCGCCGTGTTGCTCATCGGCTTCCCGGCAATGTTAGCAGAGTTCATCATCGGACGGCGAACGAACCGTAATGCCGTCGACGCGTTCGCTGAACTCGGATTCAAGCAGTGGCGGGTCGTCGGTGGCCTGGGCGTCTTCACGGGGTTCTGGATTCTCTCGTATTACAACGTCGTCGGCGGATGGGTCATGCGGTATATTCTCGGTAGCGCAACGGGCGCATACTTCGGAAACTCCGCAGAGTACTTCGGAGCCATCTCCAGTGGCCCGGAAGCCGTCGTCGGACAGGCGCTGTTCCTGCTCATCTGTGTCGGCATCGTCGCAGTGGGTGTTGAGGACGGGATCGAGAAGGCGACGAAGGTGATGGTCCCCAGCATCGTTCTCCTCATGCTCGGGATGGCGGCCTGGGTCACCACCCTCGAGGGAGCGGGGGCTGGCTACAGCTACTTCCTCTCCCCGGACTTCTCCACGCTGGCAGCGAACGCTGGCGACCTGATTCCGTTCGCAGTGGGTCAGGCGTTTTTCACCCTCTCGCTGGGGATGGCAGCCATGATTACGTACTCCTCGTACATCGGTGACGACGAGAGTCTCCCGGTCGATGGTGGAATCATCGTCGTGACGAACACGCTCGTCGGTGTGCTGGCGGGGCTGGTCGTGTTCCCGATTCTCTTCGCCATCGGCATCAGTCCCGACACCAGCGGCCCGTCAGCTATCTTCGTCGCGATGGCATCGGCGTTCCCACAGCTCCCGGGAGGACGGCTCCTCGGTGTCGTCTTCTTCGGTGTCGTCCTCATCGCCGCAATCTCCTCTGCCATTAGCCTGCTCGAAGTTGCAGTCTCCTACGGCGTCGACAACACGCCTTACTCGCGGGTGTCGCTGTCGGCGATGCTCGGGGCCGTGCTGTTCGTGCTCGGATTCCCGTCAGCCTGGGACCTGGCGTGGTTCGGCTGGTTCGACACGCTCGCGTACAAGCTGTTCCTCCCGCTGTCAGTGCTGCTTATCCTCGTGTTCGTCGGCTGGGTGCTCTCCTCGAACGCGGTTGCCGAGCTCCGACAGGGGACGGGTGGGCTCCGGGCGTTCGGCCCGGCTTGGCTCTGGATGGTCCGGACAGTAGTCATCCTCGGTGTCATCCTGACGCTGGGCCTCGGACTACAGACGCTCCTCCTCGCTGAGGACCCCGCAATCATCCCGCCGATATAA
- a CDS encoding glucose 1-dehydrogenase, whose product MSADFDFGGEVALITGVGGALGSAVADAFLDAGATVCGSDIIEPNTEDFLLAEPERVDFYQADFSDEADVAETVEAVVDEHGRLDYLLNVAGTWRGGTPIHETDLDTFDFLFDVNLKTMFLASKHAIPHLRDTEGAIVSVSARTSLEGGEGDGIYRATKAGIRLLTETIAEENLGSVRANAVMPSVIDTPMNREMMPDADTESWVDPRDIAAVILFLCSDAATVTSGAAVPVYGEV is encoded by the coding sequence ATGTCAGCCGATTTTGACTTCGGCGGCGAGGTAGCGCTAATCACGGGCGTCGGCGGAGCGCTGGGGAGCGCGGTCGCGGACGCCTTCCTCGACGCCGGCGCGACCGTCTGTGGCAGCGACATCATCGAACCGAACACCGAGGACTTCCTGCTGGCCGAACCCGAGCGCGTCGACTTCTACCAGGCGGATTTCAGCGACGAGGCCGACGTGGCCGAGACGGTCGAGGCGGTCGTCGACGAACACGGACGGCTCGACTACCTGCTGAACGTCGCCGGCACCTGGCGCGGCGGCACGCCGATTCACGAGACGGACCTCGACACGTTCGATTTCCTGTTCGACGTGAACCTCAAGACGATGTTCCTGGCGTCGAAACACGCGATTCCGCACCTGCGGGACACAGAAGGCGCGATTGTCTCCGTGTCTGCGCGAACGTCACTTGAGGGTGGTGAGGGCGACGGCATCTACCGGGCGACGAAGGCCGGCATCCGACTCCTGACCGAGACTATCGCGGAAGAGAACCTCGGATCCGTCCGGGCTAACGCTGTCATGCCGAGCGTCATCGATACCCCGATGAACCGCGAGATGATGCCCGACGCCGACACCGAGTCGTGGGTCGACCCGAGAGACATCGCAGCGGTGATACTGTTTCTCTGTTCGGACGCCGCAACCGTGACGAGCGGCGCAGCGGTTCCGGTGTACGGCGAGGTCTGA
- a CDS encoding zinc-binding dehydrogenase has product MRAVRFHEYGPTDVLRVDDVERPTPGPEEVLLEVEAAAVNPVDTYFRTGDYEPGELPWVPGSDCAGTVAATGEGVADFAEGDRAFATGLGNWLQGTCAEYATVPESHLARLPEGVSAEAGAAVALVGVTAWQTLVAACSLEPAERALVHGGSGGVGHVAVQLAAANGAQVTTTASPDYHDRLADLGADDVFDYRRDDLSDAVVEAGAPDVILDHRLDDYLAFDAEVATQGARIAAIGNTDLAATFENVPRCRAKALSVHHVSMFNTPEFGAVLDRLATLMADGDLSPVVARRYDLDEVAAAHDDVLNDSFLGKLVVTP; this is encoded by the coding sequence ATGCGTGCTGTACGATTCCACGAATACGGCCCGACAGACGTACTCCGTGTCGACGACGTCGAACGACCCACACCGGGTCCGGAGGAGGTCCTGCTCGAAGTCGAGGCGGCGGCGGTCAATCCGGTCGATACGTACTTCCGGACAGGCGATTACGAACCCGGCGAACTGCCCTGGGTCCCCGGCTCCGACTGCGCCGGGACCGTCGCCGCGACCGGCGAGGGCGTGGCTGACTTCGCCGAGGGCGACCGGGCGTTTGCCACCGGGCTGGGCAACTGGCTCCAGGGGACCTGCGCGGAGTACGCCACCGTCCCCGAGTCGCATCTGGCGCGGCTCCCCGAGGGCGTCTCCGCCGAGGCGGGCGCAGCCGTCGCGCTCGTCGGCGTCACCGCCTGGCAGACCCTCGTCGCAGCCTGTTCGCTGGAGCCAGCCGAGCGAGCGCTGGTTCACGGCGGGAGCGGCGGCGTCGGCCACGTCGCGGTCCAACTGGCCGCGGCGAACGGAGCGCAGGTGACGACGACAGCGTCGCCGGACTACCACGACCGGCTGGCCGACCTCGGCGCGGACGACGTGTTCGATTACCGCCGTGACGACCTCAGCGACGCCGTGGTCGAGGCCGGCGCGCCGGACGTGATTCTCGACCACCGGCTCGACGACTACCTCGCGTTCGACGCAGAGGTGGCCACACAGGGCGCTCGCATCGCCGCCATCGGGAACACCGACCTCGCGGCGACGTTCGAGAACGTCCCGCGCTGCCGGGCGAAGGCCCTCAGCGTCCACCACGTCTCGATGTTCAACACGCCCGAGTTCGGCGCGGTACTGGACCGGCTAGCGACCCTCATGGCCGACGGCGACCTGTCGCCGGTCGTCGCCCGCCGCTACGACCTAGACGAAGTGGCGGCCGCCCACGACGACGTACTGAACGACAGTTTCCTCGGCAAACTCGTCGTCACACCGTAG